The Sandaracinobacteroides saxicola nucleotide sequence CAGCTGCAGCAGCTGAAGCGCGAGCAGTTCAACCTGCGGTTCCAGGCCGCGACGCAGCAGCTGGAAAAACCCAGCCGCGTGCGCACCGTGCGCCGGACGATTGCGCAGATCAAAACGCTTCAGACGCAGCGCGCCGCCGCTGCGGCTGGCAACTGAGGAGGCCTTCGATGCCGAAACGAATTCTGCAGGGCACGGTGGTCTCCCACAAGACCGACAAGACCGTGGTCGTGCTGGTGGAGCGCAAGGTCGCGCACCCGGTCTATGGCAAGATCATCCGCCGTTCGAAGAAATATCATGCGCATGACGATGCCAACGCCATCAAGGCCGGCGACGTGGTGCGGATCGAGGAATGCGCGCCGCTGTCGAAGCTGAAGAGCTGGCGCGTGCTGGACAAGGTGGCCTGACATGATTCAGATGCAGACCAATCTGGATGTCGCCGACAACAGCGGTGCCAAGCGCGTGATGTGCATCAAGGTGCTGGGCGGTTCCAAGCGGCGTTTCGCCGGCGTGGGCGACATCATCGTGGTGTCGGTGAAGGAAGCGCAGCCCAAGGGCCGGGTGAAGAAGGGGGACGTGCATCGCGCCGTCGTCGTCCGCACCGCCAAGGACATCCGCCGCGCCGACGGCAGCGTGATCCGGTTCGACAGCAATGCCGCCGTCCTCATCAACAAGAATGAGGAACCGATCGGCACGCGGATTTTCGGGCCGGTGGTGCGCGAGCTGCGCTCGACGGGGCACATGAAGATCATTTCGCTCGCGCCGGAGGTGCTGTGATGAGCATGGCGAAGATCAGGAAGGGCGACCGCGTGATCGTTCTGACCGGCAAGGACAAGGGCCGGGAAGGCGATGTGGTGCGCGCCATGCCGAAGGACGGCAAGGTGGTGGTGCAGGGCGTGAACATGATCGCGCGGCACACCAAGGCGACGCAGGCCGACCCGCAGGGCGGCATCAAGCGGCGCGAGGCGGCGATCGCCGTTTCGAACGTGGCAATCAAAGATCCCAAGACCGGCAAGCCGACGCGCGTTGGTTTCGAGGTGCGGGACGGCAAGAAGGTGCGGGTCGCGAAAGGCTCGGGCGAGGTGATCAATGGCTAAGGCAGACAGCACGCGGGCGCTGCCGCGCATGCAGAAGATGTATGAGGAGCGCATTCGCGCCGCGATGACCGAGGAATTCGGCTACAAGAACGTCATGCAGGTGCCGAAGATCGACAAGATCGTCATCAACATGGGTGTTGGTGAGGCGACGCAGGACAAGAAGAAGGTGGAGGTTGCCGCCGCCGAGATGGCGCTGATCGCCGGGCAGAAGCCGGTGATCGCCAAGGCCAAGAAGTCGGTCGCGCAGTTCAAGCTGCGTGAGGGCATGCCGATCGGCTGCAAGGTGACGCTGCGCCGCGAGCGGATGTATGAGTTTCTCGACCGGCTGATCACCATCGCGCTGCCGCGCGTGCGCGATTTCCGCGGCGTGAACCCGAAGAGTTTCGACGGCCGCGGCAACTATGCCATGGGCCTGAAGGAACAGCTGGTCTTCCCCGAGATCAGTTACGACAAGGTGGACAAGATGCGGGGCATGGACATCATCATCACCACCACCGCGAACAGCGATGACGAGGCGCGCGCCCTGCTGCGTGCGTTCGGCATGCCGTTCATCGGCGAGGCCGACGCCCGCAACGCTGCCGCTGCCAAAGCGGCCTGAGAGAGGAAGAACTTAAGTCATGGCGAAACTGAGTTCTGTGAACAAGAACGAGCGTCGGAAGGCGCTGGTCGTGAAATATGCGGCCAAGTATGAGAAACTGAAGGCAAAGGCCAACGACGACAGCCTGGATGAGGGCGAGCGTCTGGTGGCCCGGCTGAAGATGGCGGAGCTGCCGCGCAACGCGAACCCGACGCGGGTGCGCAACCGCTGCGAGCTGACCGGCCGCAGCCGGGGCTATTATCGCAAATTCAAACTGTCGCGCGTGATGCTGCGGGAACTGGGCAACAAGGGCCTGATCCCCGGCGTGACCAAGTCGAGCTGGTAAGGCTGACCCATGAACATGACCGATCCTTTGGGTGACATGCTCACCCGTATCCGCAACGGCCAGGCCGCGAAGAAGGACAGCGTGCTGACGCCCGCATCCAAGCTGCGCGCCAGTGTGCTGGATGTGTTGCAGCGCGAGGGCTATATCCGCGGCTATCAGCCGGTGGCGGATGCCGGCCCGGCGGCGACGATCCGCATCGAGCTGAAATATTTCGAGGGCCAGCCCGCCATCCGCCATCTGGCGCGGGTGTCGAAGCCGGGCCGCCGGGTCTATTC carries:
- the rpmC gene encoding 50S ribosomal protein L29 translates to MAKIADLKVASDDQLADQLQQLKREQFNLRFQAATQQLEKPSRVRTVRRTIAQIKTLQTQRAAAAAGN
- the rpsQ gene encoding 30S ribosomal protein S17, which gives rise to MPKRILQGTVVSHKTDKTVVVLVERKVAHPVYGKIIRRSKKYHAHDDANAIKAGDVVRIEECAPLSKLKSWRVLDKVA
- the rplN gene encoding 50S ribosomal protein L14 produces the protein MIQMQTNLDVADNSGAKRVMCIKVLGGSKRRFAGVGDIIVVSVKEAQPKGRVKKGDVHRAVVVRTAKDIRRADGSVIRFDSNAAVLINKNEEPIGTRIFGPVVRELRSTGHMKIISLAPEVL
- the rplX gene encoding 50S ribosomal protein L24, whose translation is MSMAKIRKGDRVIVLTGKDKGREGDVVRAMPKDGKVVVQGVNMIARHTKATQADPQGGIKRREAAIAVSNVAIKDPKTGKPTRVGFEVRDGKKVRVAKGSGEVING
- the rplE gene encoding 50S ribosomal protein L5, which gives rise to MAKADSTRALPRMQKMYEERIRAAMTEEFGYKNVMQVPKIDKIVINMGVGEATQDKKKVEVAAAEMALIAGQKPVIAKAKKSVAQFKLREGMPIGCKVTLRRERMYEFLDRLITIALPRVRDFRGVNPKSFDGRGNYAMGLKEQLVFPEISYDKVDKMRGMDIIITTTANSDDEARALLRAFGMPFIGEADARNAAAAKAA
- the rpsN gene encoding 30S ribosomal protein S14, encoding MAKLSSVNKNERRKALVVKYAAKYEKLKAKANDDSLDEGERLVARLKMAELPRNANPTRVRNRCELTGRSRGYYRKFKLSRVMLRELGNKGLIPGVTKSSW
- the rpsH gene encoding 30S ribosomal protein S8: MNMTDPLGDMLTRIRNGQAAKKDSVLTPASKLRASVLDVLQREGYIRGYQPVADAGPAATIRIELKYFEGQPAIRHLARVSKPGRRVYSGAQELPRVRNGLGITIVSTPKGVLSDAEARTANVGGEVLCQVF